The sequence TTACGTGGGCTCGCGTTACGGGAGCCTTGCACTTGGGGCTATTTCTGGAATTGGTCTTGCGATTCTCGTGCTTGGCTTTGGAATGCAACCGGGCAAGCCTCCAACAGATGTCATTTACATCATCATAGCGGCGGTGACTTGTGCGGGCATTATGCAGGCGTCGGGCGGCATGGATTGGCTTATCCAGATTGCGGAACGCTTGCTGCGTCGGCATCCGGATTACATTACGTTTCTTGCGCCGCTTTGCACGTTCTTTTTGACAGTGCTTGTGGGAACGGGCCATGTGGTTTATACGTTGATGCCGATTATTTGCGATATCTCGCTTAAAAAGGGAATTCGCCCAGAGCGGCCTTGTGCCGTAGCTTCGGTGGCGTCGCAGGTGGGCATTACGTGTTCACCGATTGCGGCTGCGGTTGCTTCGTTTGTCATTATTTCTAACGCGAATGGATTCGAAATAAACAACTTGCAGGTCATTGCGATTACGATTCCCGCATGTGTTTGCGGAATTATGGCTGCTGCGGCAATCTCGTACAGGCGAGGGCTGGACCTCGATAAGGATCCGGCTTATCAGGCGCGCTTAAAAGATCCGCAGATGAAGGAGTATATGTTTGGTTCTACAGCTTCCGTGCTTGATAAGGAGGTGACGAAAGAAGCAAAACGTGCGGTTTATATCTTTCTTGCAGCGCTTGCGGTGATTGTGATTTTCTCTATTTGCCAAATTTCAGGTCACGACATTCGCCCCAAATTCCCGACAGGAAAGATTATCGATGGCGTTGCGCAAGTGAAACCGCTTGCAATGAGCCTTCTTATTCAGATTGTCATGATTTCTGCAGCGGCGTTCATGATTCTTTGTTGCAAGGCGAATCCCAAGAAGGCCGTGTCGGGAGCGGTGTGGCAGAGCGGCATGGTTGGGTAGTTGCCATTTACGGGATTGCGTGGCTTGCCGATACGTACTTTGCAAATTACATGGATGTGATGCAGGGCGGGCTCAAGAATGTTGTACAACATTATTCGTGGTCAATTGCGTTTGCGTTCTTTGCAGTGAGCGTGCTTATCAATTCGCAGGGGGCGGTGGTGGTTGCGATGCTTCCGCTAGCCTATAGCCTTGAAATTCCTGGGCCGGTACTTTTGGGCGTGCTCCCGAGTGTTTATGGATACTTCTTTATTCCGAACTATCCGTCCGACATTGCGACTGTGAACTTTGATCGTTCGGGCACGACCGTTATCGGAAAGTATTTGCTGAATCACAGTTTTATGCTGCCGGGCTTAGTGAGCGTCATCGTTTCGACGATTGTCGGCTCGCTTCTCGTGAAAGTGTTTTATTAAAGGAGATTGTCGTTCTGGAGGCCCGTAGGGCCGATTGAATCCCTAATGTTAGCCCTTGTCAATTGAATAAGCTTCTGCTCAGGAATCCCGATATAACGACGGAAGTATTGTCGGCTCGCATTACTTGTTAGGCAAAATCCAGCTTGGCGTTGGATATTGGTTTTAATCAATAGCATTGCCACTCTGGATGCGTTCAAGATGACAAACGAGGAGCCTCATACCTCAAAGCAACCGTAGGTTGCGACCTCACAGCTCAAAGGGGCGTAAGCCCCGACTTCATTACACCGGCGTTTTGCTTTTTTCACCGGCAATTTCACGAACGAGTTTCGGTACGAGGTAGCCGGGGAGTTTTGTGCGTATTTGCGCGATGAGTTCGTGGGCGCGTTCATCACTGATTTCAAAATGGGCGACACCTTTTGCGTGGTCGAGTTGGTGCAAGTAGTAGGGAAGAACGCCTTGCTCAAAAAGTTTGCGACACAAGCGTTCTAGTGTTTCGGCGTCATCGTTTACACCTTTCAGCATGACGCTTTGATTCAAAAGCGTCCAACCGCTAAACTTGAGCTGCGCAAAGACGGCTGCGGATTCTTCGTCGAGTTCATCGGGATGGTTCACGTGTACCACGAGCACGCAATTGAATCGTGCGGGGAGTTCGCGCAAAAGTTCAAAATGTTGCATCACAAGATCGGGGCGCATCACGGGGAGTCTCGTGTGGATGCGGAGCGTCGTGACAGATGGGTGGAATGCAATTGCTTCCACGAGATCGCGGAACGGTCCCGGCCCAAGTGTGAGCGGGTCTCCTCCCGAAAGAATGACTTCCCAAATGTTTGTGTGGACATCGAGCCAGTTGGAAACTTCACTCGCAATATTTTGCGTGTCCTGGAAGGGGTAGTTGCGCCTAAAGCAGAAGCGGCAACGCACACCGCAAGCTGATGTCGAAACGATAAGGGCGCGGTTCTCGTATTTTTGCAAGATGCATTCGGACTTGCCGGCCAGGAGGTCGCCTACAGGGTCATCCACAAAGCCGGGCGCTTCTATAAGTTCATCCTTGCTGGGGAGAACCTCGCGTAGCAGTTTGACGGGATCGCTTGATTTCTTGATAAGGTCTGCGTAATGCTTGGAACAGTTAAAGGCAAACGAAGGGGTGAGGTCTAGGTTTGCTTGCATTTCGCTTGTCAAACCTGCAAAATCTTTGCCCAAATAGTCTAAAAATTCAGAAATATGCGTGAAAGTTTTAACAGAATTGTCCATTATATTGCTAAATTTAGAATCAAAAACCAAAAGAGGATAATATGGGTACTGTAAGCACCAACGAATTCCGTAAAAAATTGAAAATCATGGTTGATGGTCAGCCGTATGAAATCATCGAAAACCAGTTTGTGAAGCCGGGTAAGGGTCAGGCTTTCAACCGCGTTCGTATCAAGAACTTGGTGACTGGCCGTACTCTCGAACGTACTTGGAAGAGCGGTGATACGGTGGAAGAAGCTGATGTGACCTACACCGAAATGACTTACCTCTACAACGACGGTTCTACTTGGTACTTCCTCAACAGCGAAACTCAGGAAACTGAAGAAATCTCCAAGGAAGCTCTCAATGGCTGCGAAGTTTGGCTCCTCGATGGCGCTACTGTCGAAGTCACTTGGTGGAAGGATCCGAAGACGATGGCTACACTTCCGATCGAAGTTATCCCGCCGACCTTCGTTGACTTGATGATCGTTGACGCTCCTCCGGCAGTTCAGGGCAACACCAGCGGTAACGTGATGCGTGAAGCTACTCTCGAAACTGGCGCTAAGGTGATGATTCCGCTCTTCATCGAAAACAACACCAAGATCCGCGTCGATACTCGCGACGGTTCTTACCTCGAACGCGCAAAGTAATAAGACCGCTCGGCTCTATTGTGGGCGAAGAACCTACGACTTCGCCTCGCTCTCGCAAAAGCATGCAAAGCGAATACCGCAAAATTGAGCTTGCTCAATTTTATGGTTGAGCTGAAGCTGCGGACGCTGCAAGCGTCAACCACGCTCGGTTAATACCGGGCGTTTTTTATTAATCGCGGATTATGTGTGCGAAGTTGTTAGCGAGCGATCTTAATGGCTAAGTGGAAATTGTGGCTCGTTGTGACGATATTGTCGTCATCGTCAGAATCATATTTGCCGAAAGAGTAGCTGAATGCTGGACCGATTCTCCAGCGATTATCGATCCAGAAGTCGTAACCAATTTCAAAGCGGACAAAGGTGTTGTCGAAGATTTCTAGATCTTCCTTGGATGAGGAGTAAACGATGCCAAAGCTGTCGTCATCGTCTTCTTGTGCCCTTTCGGCGGCGCCACCAATGCAAAGCCCTAAATACAGACCGTAAAGGGCGCTTTCCTTGTCCTGAAATGGATAAAATTCGGCACCGAGCCCTAATAGGCCCCTTACACTTATGGCGTCAATTTTATCTTTATCCCGCTTTGGGTAGGGACCGCTGTATTCGCCAGAACCAACTCCGATTCCAAGGGCTCCATAAACGGAGACGATGTTAGCAAAGTAACGCCCCAGTCGTACTTCGGCATACGGGAAAGACAAACCGCTAAATTTTTGAACCGACTTACCGTTTCGATCGTTTGCAGAATAGTTTAGCGACGTGTGGCCGATCGCGAGTTCCGCTGAAAAATAGTGTCCAAGATAGACGTGATTGCTGAGGTTCGTTTTGTGTTCTGAATATTGGGCCGCTGTTATCTGTCGATTTTTTTCTTCGGTTGACGCTATGCTGCTGTCGGCAGTCTCAGATTTTTTTTGTTCGATTTTTTGAACAAGAGCGGAATCGATATTCCCTTCACCGGCTTGTTTGTTTTCAACATATGCGCCCATATCCCAGGCGCTAGCGGTCGATGCTAAGAGGAATACTAAAAACGAGGTCACAAAAAGTCTTTTTGTCATAGGATTTGTTAAAAATTTTTCGTGATTATAGACTTTGTAAAAAATACATTTTTTAATCCTTCCTACAGATGTGAAGGATTAAGATTTCTTCTGTTGTATAATATTTGTGCTGTTGTTATTAGTGGGAGAA is a genomic window of Fibrobacter succinogenes containing:
- the efp gene encoding elongation factor P; translated protein: MGTVSTNEFRKKLKIMVDGQPYEIIENQFVKPGKGQAFNRVRIKNLVTGRTLERTWKSGDTVEEADVTYTEMTYLYNDGSTWYFLNSETQETEEISKEALNGCEVWLLDGATVEVTWWKDPKTMATLPIEVIPPTFVDLMIVDAPPAVQGNTSGNVMREATLETGAKVMIPLFIENNTKIRVDTRDGSYLERAK
- a CDS encoding KamA family radical SAM protein; translation: MDNSVKTFTHISEFLDYLGKDFAGLTSEMQANLDLTPSFAFNCSKHYADLIKKSSDPVKLLREVLPSKDELIEAPGFVDDPVGDLLAGKSECILQKYENRALIVSTSACGVRCRFCFRRNYPFQDTQNIASEVSNWLDVHTNIWEVILSGGDPLTLGPGPFRDLVEAIAFHPSVTTLRIHTRLPVMRPDLVMQHFELLRELPARFNCVLVVHVNHPDELDEESAAVFAQLKFSGWTLLNQSVMLKGVNDDAETLERLCRKLFEQGVLPYYLHQLDHAKGVAHFEISDERAHELIAQIRTKLPGYLVPKLVREIAGEKSKTPV